The proteins below are encoded in one region of Nilaparvata lugens isolate BPH chromosome X, ASM1435652v1, whole genome shotgun sequence:
- the LOC120354470 gene encoding uncharacterized protein LOC120354470, translating to MVRCFNYIFFPFVQDCCNSASDNGEILNTHFEGSTSTTNSFSMLDECEFGNYRLQLAAQGDAADTDEALRRCNCTTTSYTTHLIVNRKLITLLFTVIAVFVIIFYQAQI from the coding sequence ATGGTGAGATGCTTCAATTACATATTTTTCCCCTTCGTGCAAGATTGCTGCAATAGCGCTTCAGATAACGGTGAGATTCTAAATACTCATTTCGAAGGTTCTACGTCTACTACCAACAGCTTCTCAATGTTGGATGAATGCGAATTTGGAAATTACCGGTTGCAGCTAGCCGCTCAGGGAGACGCCGCAGACACCGACGAAGCTCTGAGACGCTGCAATTGCACTACTACATCCTACACAACACATCTTATCGTCAATCGCAAACTCATTACTCTCCTCTTCACGGTCATTGCAGTCTTTGTCATCATTTTCTACCAAGCACAG